One Arthrobacter sp. FW306-07-I genomic window carries:
- a CDS encoding endonuclease domain-containing protein → MRSRPPLPEQLASSPFTLENSRNAGLHRNRLRGRDIQHISRGLYRPANWDFCLEDAARALSEATPGAWISHVTAARIRGSLLPAWLSDSNALHLSKSTALPGARRKGIHGHRVIVKPGEVEFVEGIWLSTRARTWLDMARQLPLNDLVAMGDQLVRTPRPELEGRKGAYSTVEDLRCLVARHPNLQGVVRARQALDLIRVGSDSAPETFLRLSMLDAGLPEPELQVGLRPGDARSPSADLGFRRRRVAIQYDGGHHLLEPQRLSDRRRDKAFGAAGWTVVIVDKADQEDDFAAAINKIKRALSSSTVDPSISSGFASK, encoded by the coding sequence ATGCGATCCCGCCCGCCCCTACCCGAGCAATTGGCCAGCAGCCCTTTCACGCTTGAGAATTCCAGGAATGCCGGACTGCATCGCAACCGCTTGCGAGGCAGGGATATTCAGCACATCAGCCGGGGACTCTACCGTCCTGCCAACTGGGACTTCTGCCTGGAGGATGCTGCCCGCGCCCTTTCCGAAGCGACGCCCGGAGCATGGATTTCGCACGTGACCGCGGCCAGAATCCGAGGTTCTCTTCTGCCCGCATGGCTCTCAGACTCCAACGCGCTGCATCTCAGCAAGTCCACTGCCCTTCCCGGAGCGCGGAGAAAGGGAATCCATGGCCACCGGGTCATTGTGAAGCCCGGTGAGGTCGAGTTCGTCGAGGGAATTTGGCTGAGCACCAGGGCGCGAACCTGGTTGGACATGGCACGGCAGCTGCCTTTGAACGACTTGGTGGCCATGGGAGACCAACTCGTCCGGACACCCCGCCCAGAACTTGAGGGCAGGAAGGGCGCCTACTCAACCGTTGAGGATCTGCGGTGTTTGGTCGCCCGACACCCAAATCTTCAGGGCGTTGTTCGTGCCAGGCAAGCGCTGGACCTGATCCGGGTCGGATCTGATTCCGCGCCAGAAACGTTTCTTCGATTGTCCATGCTGGACGCAGGCCTTCCCGAACCCGAGTTGCAGGTTGGGCTTCGCCCAGGGGACGCGCGATCGCCGTCTGCTGACCTCGGCTTTCGACGACGGAGAGTTGCAATCCAGTACGACGGCGGCCATCACCTATTGGAGCCGCAGCGCCTGAGTGATCGGCGCAGGGACAAGGCCTTCGGAGCGGCTGGGTGGACTGTCGTCATTGTCGACAAGGCCGATCAGGAAGATGATTTTGCGGCTGCCATCAACAAGATCAAGCGGGCTTTGAGTAGTTCAACGGTCGATCCCTCAATCAGCTCGGGGTTCGCCAGCAAGTAA
- a CDS encoding inositol-3-phosphate synthase — MSSHPIRVAIVGVGNCAASLVQGVQYYKDADPADTVPGLMHVEFGQYHVGDVEFVAAFDVDGKKVGVDLADAITASENNTIKIADVPPTGVTVQRGHTLDGLGKYYLETIEQSTEEPVDVVQALKDAQVDVMVCYLPVGSQQAAEFYAQAAIDAGVAFVNALPVFIAGTKEWADKFTAAGVPIVGDDIKSQIGATITHRVMAKLFEDRGVTLDRTYQLNVGGNMDFKNMLERDRLESKKISKTQAVTSNVEAELAAKDVHIGPSDYVQWLDDRKWAFVRLEGRNFGDAPVSLEYKLEVWDSPNSAGVIIDAIRAAKIGLDRGIGGPLLSASSYFMKSPPEQFNDDLAREKVEAFIRGDVER; from the coding sequence GTGTCTTCACATCCCATTCGTGTTGCAATCGTTGGCGTGGGTAACTGCGCTGCCTCGCTGGTGCAGGGCGTTCAGTACTACAAGGACGCCGATCCGGCGGATACCGTTCCGGGCCTGATGCATGTTGAGTTTGGCCAGTACCACGTGGGTGATGTTGAGTTTGTCGCCGCGTTTGACGTGGACGGCAAGAAGGTCGGCGTTGACCTTGCCGATGCCATTACTGCCAGTGAGAACAACACCATCAAGATCGCCGACGTTCCCCCCACCGGCGTGACGGTCCAGCGCGGCCACACCCTGGACGGGCTGGGGAAGTACTACCTGGAGACCATCGAGCAGTCCACCGAAGAGCCCGTGGACGTGGTCCAGGCCCTGAAGGACGCCCAGGTGGATGTGATGGTCTGCTACCTGCCCGTCGGTTCACAGCAGGCTGCCGAGTTCTACGCCCAGGCAGCGATCGACGCCGGGGTGGCGTTCGTGAACGCCCTGCCGGTCTTCATTGCCGGGACCAAGGAGTGGGCTGACAAGTTCACCGCCGCCGGCGTGCCCATCGTGGGCGATGACATCAAGAGCCAGATCGGTGCCACCATCACGCACCGCGTGATGGCGAAGCTGTTCGAAGACCGTGGTGTGACCCTGGACCGGACGTACCAGCTGAACGTTGGCGGGAACATGGACTTCAAGAACATGCTGGAGCGTGACCGGCTGGAGTCCAAGAAGATTTCCAAGACCCAGGCCGTGACCTCCAACGTTGAGGCCGAGCTGGCCGCCAAGGACGTGCACATCGGCCCGTCCGATTACGTGCAGTGGCTCGATGACCGGAAGTGGGCCTTTGTCCGCCTGGAGGGCCGGAACTTCGGTGACGCCCCCGTGTCGCTGGAGTACAAGCTGGAGGTGTGGGATTCGCCGAACTCTGCCGGTGTGATCATCGATGCGATCCGTGCGGCGAAGATCGGCCTGGACCGTGGCATCGGCGGGCCGCTGCTGTCGGCGTCGAGCTACTTCATGAAGTCCCCGCCGGAGCAGTTCAACGACGACCTCGCCCGCGAAAAGGTCGAAGCCTTCATCCGCGGCGACGTGGAGCGCTAA
- the mshA gene encoding D-inositol-3-phosphate glycosyltransferase, with protein MALIRRVALLSLHTSPMEQPGSGDAGGMNVYIRELASALAEAGVEVEIFTRATSVDQPAVEHPDPGVCVHNVLAGPPRKIPKEELPGLLHAMVAEIEQIRRRQPHGRYDVIHSHYWVSGIAGLELSQLWGVPLVHTMHTMAKVKNLLLESGEQPEPRRRELGEHRIVEGASRLIANTSSEAAELVSHYGATYDRIDIAPPGVDLATFTPAFRARSRMQHGVSPDTFHLVFAGRIQRLKGPQVLVKAAALLRKRRPDIDLRVTILGALSGNKEFNLRCLIKEAGMDDVVTQLPPVKAPELASWFRAADVVVMPSFSESFGLVALEAQACGTPVVATRVGGLSRAIFHGRTGLLVDGHHASDWADALEALYDDPATREDLGRAAAIRAQSSGWQRTAAITLESYHAAVDSFVGRRLAPVVPAS; from the coding sequence GTGGCACTGATCCGCAGGGTCGCTTTGCTCTCCCTCCACACCTCCCCCATGGAACAGCCCGGTTCGGGCGATGCCGGCGGAATGAACGTCTACATCCGCGAGCTGGCGTCGGCGCTGGCCGAGGCGGGCGTTGAGGTGGAGATCTTCACGCGCGCCACGTCCGTGGACCAGCCCGCCGTCGAGCATCCCGATCCCGGTGTGTGCGTGCACAACGTGCTGGCCGGACCGCCCAGGAAGATCCCCAAGGAGGAACTTCCCGGGCTGCTGCACGCCATGGTGGCGGAAATCGAGCAGATCCGCCGGCGCCAGCCGCACGGGCGCTATGACGTGATCCATTCGCACTACTGGGTGTCCGGGATCGCCGGGCTGGAGCTGTCCCAGCTGTGGGGTGTGCCGCTGGTCCACACCATGCACACGATGGCCAAGGTCAAGAACCTGCTGCTGGAGTCCGGCGAGCAACCGGAGCCGCGGCGTCGCGAGTTGGGCGAGCACCGCATCGTGGAGGGTGCGTCCAGGCTCATCGCCAACACCAGCTCCGAAGCCGCCGAGCTCGTCTCCCACTACGGCGCCACCTACGACCGCATCGATATCGCACCGCCCGGCGTCGACCTCGCCACGTTCACCCCGGCGTTCCGGGCACGGTCCAGGATGCAGCACGGCGTCAGCCCTGACACCTTCCACCTCGTCTTCGCCGGCCGGATCCAGCGACTGAAGGGTCCGCAGGTCCTGGTCAAGGCTGCCGCGTTGCTCCGGAAACGCCGCCCGGACATCGACCTGCGGGTCACCATCCTTGGCGCCTTGAGCGGCAACAAGGAATTCAACCTCCGCTGCCTGATCAAGGAGGCAGGAATGGACGACGTCGTCACGCAGCTTCCGCCCGTCAAGGCACCTGAGCTTGCGTCATGGTTCCGTGCCGCCGACGTTGTGGTGATGCCTTCCTTCAGCGAATCCTTCGGGCTTGTGGCCCTCGAGGCGCAGGCCTGCGGTACGCCGGTGGTGGCCACCCGGGTGGGCGGACTGTCCCGCGCCATTTTCCACGGCCGCACAGGCCTCCTGGTGGACGGCCACCACGCTTCCGACTGGGCCGACGCCTTGGAAGCCCTGTACGACGACCCCGCCACCCGCGAGGACCTAGGCCGGGCCGCTGCCATCCGGGCACAGAGCTCCGGCTGGCAGCGCACTGCCGCCATCACGCTGGAGAGCTACCATGCCGCCGTCGACAGCTTTGTGGGCCGCCGCCTGGCCCCGGTGGTGCCTGCTTCCTGA
- a CDS encoding formate--tetrahydrofolate ligase yields the protein MSAFPSDLEIARAARIRPIGDIAAAAGVNADALEMYGRYKAKIDPGRLAAPAPHGKVVLVSAMSPTPAGEGKSTTTVGLADSLARAGHKVMIALREPSLGPVLGMKGGATGGGYSQVLPMDEINLHFTGDFHAITSANNALMALVDNHIYQGNALNIDPRRMTFKRVLDMNDRSLREVVIGLGGPTQGVPRQDGFDITVASEVMAVFCLATDLADLRTRLGRITFGYTYDRKPVTVADLGVEGALTLLLKEAVKPNLVQTIAGTPALVHGGPFANIAHGCNSLIATQTARRLADIVVTEAGFGADLGAEKFMDIKARYGGLAPSAVVVVATIRALKMQGGVAKDQLTRPDIPALEAGVANLRRHMRNVEKFGVTPVVAINQFSSDSPEELDWLLAWCAAEGVRAAVADVWGRGGGGDGGDELAALVAQALEAPSSFRHLYPLELPVEDKIRTIAQEIYGADGVDFSVPALKRLADIERNGWGSLPVCMAKTQYSFTDDASRLGAPKGFTIHVRDLLPKTGAGFIVALTGAVMTMPGLPAAPAALRMDVDAEGNPVGLT from the coding sequence ATGTCAGCGTTTCCTTCTGATCTTGAAATAGCACGTGCTGCCCGGATCCGGCCGATCGGGGACATTGCAGCTGCCGCAGGGGTTAACGCCGACGCCCTGGAGATGTACGGGCGGTATAAGGCGAAGATCGATCCGGGCCGCCTCGCTGCCCCCGCTCCGCACGGCAAGGTGGTGCTGGTCTCGGCCATGTCACCCACCCCGGCGGGCGAGGGCAAATCCACCACCACAGTGGGCCTGGCGGACTCCCTGGCCCGGGCCGGGCACAAGGTGATGATCGCACTGCGGGAGCCCTCGCTGGGACCGGTGCTGGGCATGAAGGGCGGCGCCACCGGAGGGGGATATTCACAGGTGCTGCCCATGGACGAGATCAACCTGCATTTCACCGGGGACTTCCACGCGATCACGTCAGCCAATAATGCGCTGATGGCCTTGGTGGACAACCACATCTACCAAGGCAACGCGCTCAACATCGATCCGCGCCGGATGACGTTCAAGCGCGTGCTCGACATGAACGACCGGTCCCTGCGCGAGGTGGTGATTGGTCTGGGCGGGCCGACCCAGGGCGTGCCGCGGCAGGACGGGTTCGACATCACCGTGGCCTCGGAGGTCATGGCGGTTTTCTGCCTGGCCACCGATCTGGCTGACCTGCGCACCCGCCTGGGGCGCATCACGTTCGGTTACACCTATGACCGGAAACCCGTGACGGTGGCCGACCTAGGCGTGGAGGGCGCCTTGACGCTGCTCCTCAAGGAGGCGGTCAAGCCCAACCTGGTGCAGACCATCGCCGGCACGCCCGCGCTGGTACATGGCGGCCCCTTCGCGAACATTGCGCATGGCTGCAACTCGCTGATCGCCACGCAGACCGCCCGGCGGTTGGCGGACATCGTGGTCACCGAGGCCGGCTTCGGGGCGGACCTGGGGGCGGAGAAGTTCATGGACATCAAGGCGCGGTACGGCGGCCTGGCACCGTCCGCCGTCGTGGTGGTGGCTACCATTCGGGCCCTGAAAATGCAGGGCGGAGTGGCCAAGGACCAGCTGACCCGGCCGGATATCCCTGCACTGGAAGCCGGCGTGGCCAACCTGCGCCGGCACATGCGCAACGTGGAGAAATTCGGGGTCACGCCGGTGGTGGCCATCAATCAGTTCTCGTCCGATTCGCCCGAGGAACTGGACTGGCTGCTGGCATGGTGCGCTGCGGAGGGCGTACGGGCAGCGGTTGCGGATGTGTGGGGCCGCGGCGGCGGTGGCGATGGCGGCGACGAACTCGCGGCATTGGTGGCGCAGGCATTGGAGGCGCCCAGCAGCTTCCGGCACCTGTACCCGCTCGAGCTGCCTGTGGAGGACAAGATCCGCACCATCGCCCAGGAAATCTACGGTGCCGACGGGGTGGACTTCTCCGTTCCGGCGCTGAAGCGGTTGGCCGATATCGAGCGGAACGGGTGGGGCTCCCTGCCGGTCTGCATGGCCAAGACGCAGTACTCGTTCACGGACGACGCCTCCCGGCTGGGTGCCCCTAAGGGTTTCACGATCCATGTCCGCGACCTGCTGCCCAAGACCGGCGCGGGCTTCATCGTCGCCCTGACGGGGGCCGTGATGACCATGCCGGGCCTCCCGGCCGCCCCGGCCGCCCTGCGGATGGACGTGGACGCAGAAGGCAACCCCGTCGGCCTCACCTAG